A section of the Engystomops pustulosus chromosome 3, aEngPut4.maternal, whole genome shotgun sequence genome encodes:
- the LOC140120679 gene encoding alpha-1,4-N-acetylglucosaminyltransferase-like produces the protein MSNSIKIATFFLLTTVGFFYGVNQRKKTLPFMKTLNISASPTVTAALRTPSEVLKQGDGIIFLESTDRLQLPPLVLCAVESAARVYKDRPVAFFMKGLNETNTEELVKRHFPTLSSLSNIYFFPLNFEEIFTDTPLHSWYKKINPQQESYWTHVSSDGCRLALIWKYGGVYLDTDVISIRTITKQNFLASEHSTSTGNGIFGFSPHHAFTQKCMEDFVQKYNSKIWGQQGPILVTRIIKTFCKIPYFNEKEDTMCGNITIFNPKRFFPVPCGAWRRYYNVWDQLPEFMNSFGLHLWNSMNKGQVTMVPGSNVLADHLYKQYCPSTYGEMPRH, from the exons ATGTCAAATTCGATAAAAATagcaactttttttcttttgacaACCGTTGGTTTCTTTTATGGGGTCAATCAAAGAAAGAAGACCTTACCTTTTATGAAGACCCTGAATATATCTGCATCCCCAACAGTGACCGCTGCTCTCAGGACGCCTTCTGAAGTATTGAAACAAGGTGATGGGATTATATTTCTGGAATCAACAGATCGATTGCAACTTCCTCCATTAGTGTTATGTGCTGTAGAGTCAGCAGCTCGAGTCTACAAAGACCGACCAGTGGCCTTCTTCATGAAAGGATTGAATGAAACCAACACCGAAGAACTGGTGAAGAGACATTTTCCGACTCTCTCATCCCTGAGTAACATTTACTTCTTTCCCCTGAATTTTGAGGAGATTTTTACAGACACACCACTTCACTCATGGTACAAGAAG attaaTCCACAACAGGAGAGTTACTGGACTCATGTCagttctgatggctgcagattagCTCTGATCTGGAAATACGGTGGAGTTTATTTAGATACAGATGTCATCTCCATAAGAACCATCACTAAGCAGAACTTCCTGGCTTCAGAACATTCAACATCCACAGGCAATGGTATTTTTGGGTTTTCTCCTCATCATGCTTTTACCCAAAAATGTATGGAGGACTTTGTGCAGAAGTACAATAGCAAAATATGGGGACAACAAGGTCCAATTCTTGTTACCCGTATTATTAAGACGTTTTGCAAAATACCATACTTTAATGAGAAAGAAGATACCATGTGTGGAAACATTACGATTTTCAATCCCAAACGTTTTTTCCCGGTGCCCTGTGGGGCATGGAGAAGGTACTACAATGTATGGGACCAATTACCTGAGTTCATGAACTCCTTTGGTTTACATCTATGGAACTCCATGAATAAGGGACAAGTAACAATGGTACCTGGTAGTAACGTGTTAGCAGACCATCTTTACAAACAATACTGCCCATCCACATATGGAGAAATGCCTAGACACTGA